Part of the Brevibacillus brevis genome is shown below.
CTGTTTCGCTATCCGGACCATACGATCGAGCAGGAAAGCGAAAAGATCATGATCGGGATGCAGGAGGCGCGGCGGTTGACCAAGCTGGTGTCGGACCTGTTGACGCTGGCCCGCAGCGATTCGAACGAACTGCAAATCATGCAGCAAAAGCTGCGGCTGGACGAGCTGGTGCTCAAGTGTACGCAGGTATTTTCCCAGATGGCGATCGTCAAGGAGGTCAGCCTGGAGACAGACATCGAGCAGCCGCTGGAGATGGTTGGTGACGAGGAACGCTTGCACCAGCTGCTGGTCATTCTGCTGGACAATGCCCTGAAGTACACGAACGAGGGCGGCGAGATCTTCGTCTCCTGCAAAAGAGAAGGACAGCGCGTGGCAGTCATGGTCAAGGATACCGGGATCGGTATACCGAAAGAGGATATTCCTTTTCTGTTTGACCGATTTTTCCGCGTAGACAAGATGCGCTCGCGAGTGACGGAAGGGACAGGACTGGGCTTGTCCATCGCGAAGTGGATCGTGGACGCGCACCACGGCAAAATCCAGGTGAGCAGCGAGGAAGGGGTAGGAACGAGCTTTCTGGTCACGCTGCCGCTCAAATAACCATAGAAAACGAAAAAAGCCGATTTCTCCAAAAGGGAAGTCGGCTTTTTTCGCTGAAGGGCGAGAGGGAATGGAGTTGTAGGAGGCTGCTTGTAGGATGCTGCGGCGAACAGGCGGCGGATCATAAATCCTTGGCCTTTGTCTTTGAAGGGAAAACCGCCCGCTCGCCTCTCTCGTACAGCGTAAGAATGCTGTGGACGGCCCGCAGTCTCGGTACCACTAAATAGACAGCCAGGGCGGAACCGATACTGATCAGTGCGCCCACGATGACATCCGCAGGATAATGTACCCCTACCCAGATACGGGAGATGCCTACGCAGAGGGCGAGCAGCATCCAAAGCAGTCTCCCCTTCTTTTTGAAAAGCCAGTAGCTCATGCAAAAGGAAAAAAACAAGATGGTATGGTCGCTCGGGAAGGAATTGTTGACCGCTTTTTCTACGAGCTGGTTCACGTCCGGCAGCTCCGCAAATGGCTGCTGGTTGAAGTGGAGGCTTCCCGCTGCTTTTCCGAGCAACTCGGCGAGGAAGAACGTGACAGTCGCACAGACCACCATCATTCGGTTTTCATCTGTTCGCGTAAACCAATACAAAAGCGCGCTCAACGCCAAGATGTAGACCATATACTCTGCTATGAATGTAAATGCAGGATTCAACACAGGGAAATGCTTTCCCAGGTCATTGATCATCCTGAAGTAGTGAACGTTGATTTCACTTGCGTTCATGTTACAAAAATCCTCCTCTTTCCAGATAGCAGGATTTTATCCCATTCGGAGGGATAGACAAATCGATTTATCTTTACACGCACTTACAGTATTGTAAGGTTGGCGGCTCGATCTTGCGGATGTATGCAAGACGGCGACTAGATCGTGCAAATGCCATCAATCATAAGGCCAATATTCGTTTTCAAGGTGCTGGCCTATTTACGGGCCGACACTTACTAGACTTTTTCGCTTTACATCTTTACAAAGTCAGTT
Proteins encoded:
- a CDS encoding undecaprenyl-diphosphatase translates to MNASEINVHYFRMINDLGKHFPVLNPAFTFIAEYMVYILALSALLYWFTRTDENRMMVVCATVTFFLAELLGKAAGSLHFNQQPFAELPDVNQLVEKAVNNSFPSDHTILFFSFCMSYWLFKKKGRLLWMLLALCVGISRIWVGVHYPADVIVGALISIGSALAVYLVVPRLRAVHSILTLYERGERAVFPSKTKAKDL